One genomic region from Cetobacterium sp. 8H encodes:
- the ylxM gene encoding YlxM family DNA-binding protein — protein sequence MELNEMLEVSILLDYYKNLLSDRQKEYLLEHFEDDFSLSEIGKRHNVSRQAVYDNIKRGIKILRDYEEKIGFHKRDMELLSELEELKKNFTKKKLEEIIEKNF from the coding sequence ATGGAATTGAATGAGATGTTAGAAGTCTCTATCCTACTTGACTATTATAAGAATCTTTTAAGTGATAGACAGAAAGAGTATTTGTTAGAGCACTTCGAGGATGACTTTTCCTTGAGTGAAATCGGGAAAAGACACAATGTTAGTAGGCAAGCAGTCTATGATAACATTAAAAGAGGAATAAAAATTTTAAGAGACTATGAAGAGAAGATAGGTTTCCATAAAAGAGATATGGAACTGCTTTCAGAATTAGAGGAATTGAAGAAAAACTTTACCAAAAAAAAGCTGGAAGAGATCATAGAAAAAAACTTTTAG
- a CDS encoding uridine kinase yields MEKFDSRKYLLTAKLILLKAVNDIYPEWNIVLRNSLNNGVYITVNDRGNVSESELQKIRKRMDELIKKKLPIKKMHFNSEQITKKHLENVREDLRELLETTGIISFFIYELDDYRTYFIEELYEDTSFVDMYEVYSYDEGFIFKTPKEIKGIIQIPRMIDDKKLAKVYKESSKWNDIMNVSCLGSLNRINLEGNIIELIRVNEALHNKKIAKIAEKIIEDKDIKIITIAGPSSSGKTTFSNRLKLQLLASELKPEMISLDDYYLPRYDIPLDEDGKKDFESIAALDTELLNQNLKSLLLGEEVEIPRYDFNTGTRKEIGVPMKLSEDGIIIIEGIHGLNDSLLEGISLSHVSKIYISCLTQLNIDSHNRVKTSMVRKLRRIVRDSISRNFDAEETLEMWDRVRKGESKNIFPYQENADIIFDTSLAYEIGVLKPAVERELIKIRMDSPHYREARKLLRILSYFTIISERYVPDESILKEFIGGSYFYNY; encoded by the coding sequence ATGGAAAAGTTTGATAGTAGAAAATATTTGTTAACAGCAAAATTGATTCTTTTAAAAGCAGTAAATGATATCTATCCAGAGTGGAATATAGTTTTAAGAAATTCGCTGAATAATGGTGTGTATATAACTGTGAATGATAGGGGAAACGTTTCCGAAAGTGAGCTTCAAAAAATAAGAAAAAGAATGGATGAACTTATTAAGAAAAAATTGCCAATAAAAAAAATGCACTTTAATTCTGAACAAATAACAAAAAAGCACTTAGAGAATGTCAGAGAGGATTTAAGAGAATTACTAGAGACTACTGGAATAATATCATTTTTTATCTATGAGTTAGATGACTATAGAACTTATTTTATTGAAGAGCTGTATGAAGATACATCTTTTGTTGATATGTATGAAGTCTATTCTTATGATGAGGGATTTATATTTAAAACTCCAAAGGAAATAAAAGGTATTATACAAATTCCACGGATGATTGATGATAAAAAATTAGCAAAAGTCTACAAAGAGAGTTCGAAATGGAATGACATCATGAATGTATCATGTTTAGGAAGTTTGAATAGAATTAATTTAGAAGGAAATATTATTGAACTTATAAGAGTGAATGAAGCATTGCATAACAAAAAAATAGCAAAGATTGCTGAAAAAATTATAGAAGATAAGGATATAAAAATAATTACAATTGCAGGGCCTAGTTCTTCGGGAAAAACGACATTTAGCAATAGGTTAAAATTACAGCTTTTAGCATCTGAATTAAAACCTGAAATGATTTCGTTAGATGATTATTATCTTCCAAGATATGATATTCCTTTAGATGAGGATGGGAAAAAAGATTTTGAGAGCATAGCGGCTTTAGATACAGAGTTGTTAAATCAAAACTTAAAAAGTCTTCTTCTAGGAGAAGAAGTAGAGATTCCACGATATGATTTTAATACAGGTACTAGAAAAGAAATTGGAGTACCAATGAAACTCTCAGAAGACGGAATTATAATAATAGAAGGTATTCACGGTCTGAACGATTCACTATTAGAGGGGATTTCTCTAAGTCATGTTTCTAAAATATATATCAGTTGCTTAACTCAACTGAACATAGACTCACACAATAGAGTAAAAACGAGCATGGTTAGAAAGTTAAGAAGAATAGTAAGAGATAGTATTTCTAGAAATTTTGATGCAGAAGAGACATTAGAAATGTGGGATAGAGTAAGAAAAGGAGAAAGTAAAAATATATTTCCTTATCAAGAAAATGCAGATATCATTTTTGATACAAGTTTAGCCTATGAAATAGGAGTTTTAAAACCTGCTGTAGAAAGAGAGTTAATAAAAATAAGAATGGATAGTCCACACTATCGTGAAGCACGAAAATTATTGAGAATTTTAAGTTATTTTACAATAATATCAGAGAGATATGTCCCAGATGAGTCAATACTAAAAGAATTTATAGGAGGTAGTTACTTTTATAATTACTAA
- the folE gene encoding GTP cyclohydrolase I — translation MNLKNHIKNIILEINSDTNLICEEVINNTPERIETFYKEIFAGLSLDPKDFLKRTFPVPNNDLILEKDITFYSMCEHHFLPFFGKISLGYIPNGNIVGFGDLIKVIEAFSKRPQLQERFCGEIADCIFEALNCQGVYVIVEAEHTCMTMRGVKAFGSKVITTASRGVFNTNPHLKAEFINLIK, via the coding sequence ATGAATTTGAAAAACCATATTAAAAATATAATACTTGAAATTAATAGTGATACAAACCTTATTTGTGAAGAGGTTATCAACAATACCCCTGAAAGAATCGAAACTTTTTATAAAGAGATTTTTGCAGGACTTTCTCTTGATCCAAAAGACTTTTTAAAGAGAACTTTTCCTGTTCCAAACAATGATTTAATTCTTGAAAAAGACATCACTTTTTACTCTATGTGTGAGCATCACTTTTTACCTTTTTTTGGAAAAATATCACTTGGTTATATCCCAAATGGAAATATTGTAGGCTTTGGCGATCTTATTAAAGTTATTGAAGCTTTTTCAAAGCGTCCTCAACTTCAAGAAAGATTCTGTGGTGAAATAGCAGATTGTATCTTTGAAGCTCTTAACTGCCAAGGCGTTTATGTTATAGTAGAAGCTGAACATACATGTATGACTATGAGAGGAGTTAAAGCTTTTGGGTCTAAAGTTATAACAACAGCTTCTCGTGGAGTTTTTAATACAAATCCTCATCTTAAAGCTGAATTTATTAATCTTATAAAATAA
- the folK gene encoding 2-amino-4-hydroxy-6-hydroxymethyldihydropteridine diphosphokinase has protein sequence MDKIYIKNLEFIGNHGVFPEEKFLQQKFSISLEMETSTRKAGLGDDLNYSTHYGFVSDDVERIFFSKSFDLIEALAESIAQEILTKYSLIQKVKVLVKKPWAPIKKHFDYVAVEANRSRNKAYLSIGTNIGDLKNNLNDAIERINNLDFTKVTKISSFLETEPFGDIEQNNFLNACLELETLSTPEELLQSLLQIERDMGRVREIKWGPRLIDLDILLFNSDVVEEDNLAIPHPWMCERAFVLDPLSEIAPNVVHPLERKTISTLKRILNK, from the coding sequence ATGGATAAAATTTATATAAAAAACTTGGAGTTTATTGGAAATCATGGAGTATTTCCTGAAGAAAAATTTTTACAACAAAAATTTTCTATCTCTCTGGAGATGGAAACATCAACTAGAAAAGCTGGTTTAGGAGATGATTTAAATTACTCTACACATTATGGCTTCGTATCAGATGATGTCGAAAGAATTTTCTTTTCAAAATCTTTTGATCTTATTGAGGCTTTAGCTGAAAGTATTGCTCAAGAAATCTTAACAAAGTATAGTTTAATTCAAAAAGTAAAAGTTTTAGTTAAAAAACCTTGGGCTCCTATCAAAAAGCATTTCGATTACGTTGCTGTTGAAGCCAATCGTTCTAGAAATAAAGCTTATCTTTCTATTGGTACAAATATAGGTGATTTAAAAAATAATTTAAACGATGCTATAGAAAGAATAAACAATCTTGATTTTACAAAAGTTACAAAGATTAGTTCTTTTTTAGAAACTGAACCATTTGGAGATATTGAGCAAAATAATTTTTTAAATGCTTGTCTTGAACTTGAAACTCTTTCAACTCCAGAAGAACTTCTTCAAAGTCTTCTACAAATTGAAAGAGATATGGGAAGAGTTAGAGAGATAAAGTGGGGCCCTAGATTGATCGATTTAGATATCTTACTTTTTAATAGTGATGTTGTAGAAGAGGACAATCTTGCTATTCCTCATCCTTGGATGTGCGAAAGGGCTTTTGTTCTAGATCCTTTAAGTGAAATTGCACCAAATGTTGTTCATCCACTTGAAAGAAAAACAATCTCTACATTAAAAAGAATTCTTAATAAATAG
- the ffh gene encoding signal recognition particle protein, giving the protein MLENLGNRFQDIMKKVRGHGKLSESNIKEALREVRMSLLEADVNYKVVKDFVAKIQEKAIGAEVLTGINPGQQFVKIVNDELIELLGGTNSRLTKSVKNPTVIMLAGLQGAGKTTFAAKLANHLKKQGEKLFLIGADIYRPAAMKQLEVLAQQIGVDVYFELGSNDAVGICERGLQKAKEAGATYLIIDTAGRLHIDEKLMEELKEVKKVVRPQEILLVVDAMIGQDAVNLAQSFNNALSIDGVVLTKFDGDTRGGAALSIKSVVGKPIKFVGTGEKIEDLELFHPERLASRILGMGDVVSLVEKAQEAIGEDDAKSLEEKIRTQKFDLDDFLKQLQNIKKLGSLGSILKMIPGMGQIGDLAPAEKEMKKVEAIIQSMTKEERKKPEILKANRKLRIAKGSGTQVSDINKLLKQFEQMRDMMKMFSTGKFPQLPGMGGKKGGMKFPF; this is encoded by the coding sequence ATGTTAGAAAATTTAGGAAATAGATTCCAAGACATAATGAAAAAAGTAAGAGGTCATGGAAAACTAAGCGAAAGTAATATTAAAGAGGCTTTACGTGAAGTTAGAATGTCTTTACTAGAGGCCGATGTAAACTATAAAGTGGTTAAAGATTTTGTTGCTAAAATACAAGAGAAAGCTATTGGAGCAGAAGTTTTAACTGGGATAAATCCAGGACAACAATTTGTAAAAATAGTAAATGATGAATTGATTGAACTTTTAGGTGGAACTAATTCAAGATTGACAAAGAGTGTTAAAAACCCTACTGTTATAATGTTAGCAGGACTTCAAGGAGCCGGGAAAACAACCTTTGCAGCTAAGTTAGCAAACCATTTAAAAAAACAAGGTGAAAAACTGTTCTTAATAGGAGCGGATATATATAGACCTGCAGCTATGAAGCAATTAGAAGTTTTGGCTCAACAGATAGGTGTAGATGTTTACTTTGAACTTGGAAGTAATGATGCCGTTGGAATATGTGAAAGAGGACTTCAAAAAGCAAAAGAAGCTGGAGCGACATATTTAATAATAGATACAGCAGGAAGATTACATATAGATGAGAAACTAATGGAAGAGTTAAAAGAGGTTAAGAAAGTTGTTAGACCTCAAGAGATTCTATTAGTAGTAGATGCAATGATAGGACAGGACGCAGTAAACTTAGCACAATCATTTAACAATGCACTTAGCATAGACGGTGTTGTGTTAACTAAGTTTGATGGAGATACAAGAGGAGGAGCAGCTCTTTCTATAAAATCGGTAGTTGGTAAACCAATTAAATTTGTTGGAACTGGTGAGAAGATTGAAGATTTAGAATTGTTTCATCCAGAAAGACTAGCATCTAGAATCCTAGGAATGGGAGATGTTGTTTCTTTAGTTGAAAAGGCTCAAGAGGCAATAGGAGAAGATGATGCAAAATCTTTAGAAGAAAAAATAAGAACTCAAAAGTTTGACTTAGATGATTTCTTAAAACAACTTCAAAATATTAAAAAGTTAGGTTCTTTAGGAAGCATCCTAAAAATGATCCCAGGAATGGGGCAGATTGGTGATTTAGCACCAGCTGAAAAAGAGATGAAAAAGGTTGAAGCTATAATTCAATCAATGACTAAAGAAGAAAGAAAAAAACCAGAGATTCTAAAAGCAAATCGTAAATTAAGAATTGCAAAAGGTAGTGGAACACAAGTTTCAGACATCAATAAATTGTTAAAGCAATTTGAGCAGATGAGAGATATGATGAAAATGTTTTCAACTGGAAAATTCCCACAACTCCCAGGAATGGGTGGAAAAAAGGGTGGAATGAAATTTCCTTTTTAA
- the folP gene encoding dihydropteroate synthase, which yields MKFSDTTLIMGILNVTPDSFSDGGKFNNISSALEQAKLLISQGADIIDIGGQSTRPGHEEISLEEELQRVIPIIEKISKELNCLISVDTYRHEVAEAAIIAGAHIINDVWGLQRDNGEMAKVAAKYDVDVIVMHNQNTKDYPEDIILCIKKFFKKTFQIAEENGINPNKLIIDPGIGFGKGYCENIEVLNRLDELNGIAPILLGVSKKGFIGKDLNLTPAERVEGTIAVNILGISKGAKIIRVHNVYEHKKAISIADKIINFKKNI from the coding sequence ATGAAATTTAGTGACACAACTTTAATTATGGGTATTTTAAATGTTACTCCAGATTCTTTTTCAGATGGTGGGAAATTTAATAATATCAGCAGTGCTCTTGAACAAGCTAAACTTCTCATATCCCAAGGAGCCGATATAATTGATATCGGTGGCCAATCTACTCGTCCTGGTCATGAAGAAATATCTTTAGAAGAAGAACTTCAAAGAGTTATTCCTATCATCGAAAAAATTTCAAAAGAATTAAATTGTCTAATCTCTGTTGATACGTATAGGCATGAAGTTGCTGAAGCAGCTATTATAGCTGGGGCTCATATAATAAATGACGTTTGGGGATTGCAACGGGATAATGGTGAGATGGCTAAAGTTGCAGCTAAATATGATGTTGACGTCATTGTTATGCATAATCAAAATACAAAGGATTATCCTGAAGATATTATTCTTTGTATCAAAAAATTTTTTAAGAAAACTTTTCAAATAGCTGAGGAAAATGGAATTAACCCTAATAAATTAATTATTGATCCTGGTATTGGATTTGGCAAGGGGTATTGTGAAAACATAGAAGTTTTAAATAGATTAGATGAACTAAATGGGATTGCACCTATTCTTTTAGGTGTTTCAAAAAAAGGATTCATCGGAAAAGATTTAAACCTAACTCCAGCTGAAAGGGTTGAAGGAACTATTGCAGTAAATATTTTAGGTATATCTAAGGGAGCTAAAATAATAAGGGTTCATAATGTTTACGAGCATAAGAAAGCTATTTCAATCGCTGATAAAATTATTAATTTCAAAAAAAATATTTAA